The following coding sequences lie in one Zingiber officinale cultivar Zhangliang chromosome 2B, Zo_v1.1, whole genome shotgun sequence genomic window:
- the LOC122047027 gene encoding prostatic spermine-binding protein-like codes for MKAVGVAAAEGEREMEAGKKRLKEGEIKSVNGKTEVYDVDEDGEEPEDVVELDDDDDDDGNVEGDDDDDDDDDEEDGGDDEDDDDVEDVTPHGFQPQAQAVDEDDDDEEEEEEGAEGGGDGDDDDDESDDDDGEGEEEEEELGTEYLVQPVGRPEDEEDASDFVPVDETDEDEDIDAPGGFGGSGSVKDGTSSKRKRSAKDDSDDGDEDEDDDGEERPPKR; via the exons ATGAAGGCAGTAGGTGTGGCGGCGGCGGAGGGGGAGAGGGAGATGGAAGCGGGGAAGAAGCGGCTGAAGGAGGGGGAGATCAAGTCGGTGAACGGAAAAACCGAGGTATACGACGTCGATGAAGACGGGGAGGAACCGGAGGATGTCGTGGAGCTGGATGACGACGACGATGACGACGGCAACGTTGAAGGAGAcgatgacgacgacgacgacgacgatgagGAAGATGGTGGCGACGACGAAGACGACGACGATGTGGAGGATGTCACCCCCCATGGGTTTCAGCCCCAAGCGCAGGCGGTGGATGAGGACGACgatgatgaagaggaagaagaggaaggtgcAGAAGGCGGCGGCGATGGCGACGATGACGACGACGAAAGCGACGATGACGACGGCGAGGGCGAGGAAGAAGAG GAAGAGTTAGGGACTGAATATCTCGTGCAGCCGGTGGGTCGCCCCGAAGACGAGGAGGATGCGAGTGACTTCGTTCCAGTGGATGAAACAGACGAGGATGAGGACATTGATGCCCCAGGCGGCTTTGGCGGCAGTGGTTCTGTGAAGGATGGAACATCCTCGAAGAGGAAGAGATCCGCAAAGGATGACTCAGATGATGGGGACGAGGATGAAGACGATGATGGTGAGGAGAGGCCGCCAAAGCGATAG